In Calditrichota bacterium, one genomic interval encodes:
- a CDS encoding signal recognition particle protein, giving the protein MFDELTGKLERMVRNLRGQGKLTEANVRDTLRDVRRILLEADVSLPAVKAFIESAAIRALGQEVLASITPGQQMIKVIHDELAAFLGGEAEPVRFGKSPSPILLVGLNGAGKTTTAAKLALHLRKKGRKPLLVAADTHRPAAAEQLETLGRQLGIPVVHGDGPDPAQIYEKGREFARREGLDCIIVDSAGRMHIDDELMAELEHLQSVVKPPETLLVMDGMTGQDAVRSAQVFASRIEITGLVLTKLDGDARGGAALSLRFITGRPIKFVGMGEKTGDLEIFHPDRLAGRILGMGDVVSLVERAQASVDAESAAKLARKLIQREFTLDDFKEQILQLKKMGPLESILGMLPGMKGALKGVDVNEGEMKAVVAIIDSMTPNERRTPRIIDGSRRRRIARGSGRSVQEVNRLLNQFEQSQRMMKLLGRKRGLPGGLPPFGR; this is encoded by the coding sequence ATGTTCGATGAACTGACCGGCAAACTCGAGCGGATGGTGCGCAACTTGCGCGGTCAGGGCAAACTGACCGAAGCAAACGTGCGCGACACCCTCCGCGATGTTCGCCGGATACTGCTTGAAGCCGACGTCAGTCTGCCCGCGGTCAAGGCATTCATCGAATCGGCTGCGATTCGTGCGCTCGGGCAGGAGGTGCTGGCCAGCATCACCCCCGGCCAGCAGATGATCAAGGTCATTCACGACGAATTGGCGGCCTTTCTCGGCGGTGAAGCCGAACCGGTGCGATTTGGTAAGTCACCTTCACCGATTCTGCTCGTGGGACTTAACGGCGCCGGCAAGACGACGACGGCGGCAAAGTTGGCGCTGCATCTCCGCAAGAAAGGCCGCAAACCGCTGCTCGTGGCTGCCGACACCCACCGCCCTGCGGCTGCCGAGCAACTTGAAACTCTCGGCCGGCAACTTGGCATTCCGGTGGTGCACGGTGACGGACCCGATCCGGCTCAAATCTACGAAAAGGGTCGGGAGTTTGCCCGCCGGGAAGGGCTGGACTGCATCATCGTCGATTCGGCTGGACGAATGCATATCGACGACGAGTTGATGGCCGAACTGGAGCATTTGCAGAGCGTCGTCAAACCACCGGAGACGCTCCTTGTGATGGACGGCATGACCGGGCAGGATGCAGTGCGGTCGGCGCAAGTCTTTGCCTCGCGGATCGAAATCACCGGTCTGGTCCTGACGAAACTCGACGGCGATGCGCGCGGCGGAGCCGCGCTCAGCCTGCGTTTCATCACCGGGCGGCCGATCAAGTTCGTTGGTATGGGTGAAAAGACCGGCGACCTCGAAATTTTCCATCCCGACAGGCTTGCAGGGCGCATCCTCGGAATGGGAGATGTCGTTTCGCTTGTCGAACGTGCTCAAGCGTCCGTCGATGCCGAATCCGCGGCGAAACTGGCCCGTAAGTTGATCCAGCGTGAGTTCACCCTCGACGACTTTAAGGAGCAGATTCTTCAGTTGAAGAAGATGGGGCCGCTTGAGTCGATCCTGGGTATGCTGCCCGGTATGAAAGGTGCGCTGAAGGGCGTCGATGTGAACGAAGGCGAAATGAAAGCGGTCGTGGCGATAATCGACTCGATGACCCCTAATGAGCGGAGGACGCCGCGTATCATCGACGGGAGCCGCCGTCGCAGGATTGCCCGGGGAAGCGGGCGCTCCGTTCAGGAGGTCAATCGTCTGCTCAACCAGTTTGAGCAATCCCAGCGGATGATGAAATTGCTGGGCCGTAAGCGGGGACTTCCGGGCGGGCTACCCCCCTTCGGACGCTAA
- the rimM gene encoding 16S rRNA processing protein RimM produces MGRERLKNAAVPGSVKRKTRATRKIPNEVIVGHIARPHGVRGFVKVVTESDDSATVASMKVLRIRLVKDVRNLDVEKVVVHDRWLSMKLAGVDDRDTAALLSGGEVIVPRSELAELSDNEYYIDDLVGCRVVTETGEEAGVLSEVWPQGHHDLWVVDDDGKEILIPAVSEHIRSVDVERHLIVVRTLDGLRN; encoded by the coding sequence ATCGGACGCGAGCGCCTGAAGAACGCGGCTGTTCCCGGCAGCGTCAAGCGAAAGACGCGAGCCACTCGTAAGATCCCGAATGAGGTCATAGTCGGACATATCGCCCGGCCGCACGGAGTGCGCGGATTCGTAAAGGTAGTTACGGAATCGGACGACAGCGCTACAGTGGCTTCCATGAAGGTGCTGCGAATACGATTGGTGAAAGACGTGAGGAACTTGGATGTCGAGAAGGTCGTCGTTCACGACCGATGGCTCAGCATGAAACTGGCCGGGGTCGATGACCGCGACACGGCAGCGTTGCTGTCCGGCGGAGAGGTCATAGTTCCCAGGAGTGAACTGGCGGAACTCTCCGACAACGAATACTATATCGACGACCTTGTCGGCTGCCGGGTCGTAACCGAAACGGGCGAGGAAGCCGGCGTTTTGAGTGAAGTCTGGCCGCAGGGGCATCACGACCTCTGGGTGGTGGACGATGACGGGAAGGAGATCTTAATCCCGGCGGTGAGCGAGCATATACGATCGGTAGATGTCGAGCGACACTTGATCGTCGTGCGGACCTTGGACGGGCTGCGGAACTGA
- the rpsP gene encoding 30S ribosomal protein S16, protein MRCDATGRPNLSVRLRLSRLGRKKRPYYRIVAVDSRRKRDGAFIERLGLYHPLDTPARIEIDAERALAWLRDGARPSETVLSLLKREGVWLRFRLERRGLPTAQIDQMMNEWFKTHAKQQVEAAPVRQAAPAPVPKSALREKAQEDAVTAVESATLEQVEAAPETPVNAASETRVEVAPEAPVEAVEPSLESAEPVPKEVSEAVATASDAPPEEEPKSDASA, encoded by the coding sequence ATCAGGTGCGACGCCACTGGGAGACCCAACTTGTCCGTTCGACTTCGTCTTTCCCGCCTGGGACGCAAAAAGCGACCCTACTACCGTATTGTTGCTGTGGACAGCCGCCGCAAGCGAGACGGCGCCTTCATAGAACGGCTCGGCCTCTATCATCCCCTCGACACGCCGGCACGCATCGAGATCGATGCCGAGCGCGCCCTGGCCTGGCTTCGCGATGGCGCCCGTCCGAGCGAGACCGTACTTTCGCTTCTGAAGCGGGAAGGCGTCTGGCTCCGCTTTCGCCTCGAACGGCGCGGCCTTCCCACGGCTCAGATCGATCAGATGATGAACGAGTGGTTCAAGACCCACGCGAAACAACAAGTCGAGGCTGCGCCTGTTCGCCAGGCTGCTCCGGCACCGGTGCCGAAGAGTGCCTTGCGCGAGAAGGCTCAGGAAGATGCCGTAACTGCGGTCGAGTCCGCCACTCTTGAACAAGTTGAAGCAGCACCCGAAACCCCGGTCAATGCGGCATCGGAAACCCGGGTTGAGGTTGCTCCCGAGGCACCAGTCGAGGCTGTCGAGCCTTCTCTTGAATCCGCTGAACCGGTTCCCAAAGAGGTATCAGAGGCCGTCGCTACTGCGAGTGATGCCCCGCCAGAAGAGGAACCTAAATCGGACGCGAGCGCCTGA
- the trmD gene encoding tRNA (guanosine(37)-N1)-methyltransferase TrmD, which translates to MRIDVISLFPGLVAGVVGESILKRACDAGLVKILLHDLRKFAVGKHNQADDYLFGGGAGMLLKPEPFFRAMGQFDGVRPRPLVICPSAAGEVFDQESAAGLARERHLVFLCGHYKGLDQRAIDRLVDREYSLGNYVVTGGELAAAVMIDATVRLMPGVLGDFDSARGDSFQGLRLDAPHYTRPAECEGLTVPAVLQEGHHRNVGHWREAMGKLILSQRRPDLKSIKPLEE; encoded by the coding sequence ATGCGAATAGATGTCATTTCGCTCTTTCCCGGGTTGGTTGCTGGAGTGGTTGGGGAGAGCATCCTTAAGCGGGCTTGCGACGCCGGTCTGGTAAAGATTCTCTTGCACGATCTCCGCAAGTTCGCTGTCGGGAAACATAACCAGGCCGATGACTACCTCTTTGGCGGCGGTGCCGGGATGCTGCTGAAACCCGAACCTTTCTTCCGCGCAATGGGGCAATTCGATGGGGTGCGGCCTCGTCCGTTGGTGATTTGTCCCTCGGCGGCTGGCGAGGTATTCGACCAGGAGAGTGCCGCGGGCCTCGCCCGGGAGCGGCATCTGGTCTTTCTTTGCGGCCATTACAAGGGTCTCGACCAGCGGGCAATCGACCGGTTAGTCGATCGCGAGTATTCACTGGGCAACTACGTCGTGACCGGTGGTGAGTTAGCCGCAGCGGTGATGATCGACGCTACGGTGCGGCTGATGCCGGGTGTGCTGGGCGATTTCGACAGCGCCCGGGGAGACAGTTTTCAAGGGCTGCGGCTCGACGCTCCGCATTATACCCGTCCGGCAGAGTGCGAAGGCTTAACAGTGCCGGCGGTCTTGCAGGAAGGCCATCATCGTAATGTCGGGCATTGGCGGGAGGCTATGGGCAAGTTGATCCTGAGCCAGCGCCGGCCCGATCTGAAGAGTATTAAACCACTTGAGGAATAG
- a CDS encoding biopolymer transporter ExbD has product MRDVHRADRRDHSPPVVDSPVKLEPRHPPLTAFSLASLTDIVLLLLIFFLLASTYIIQPGIKVELPRSETSQVVEEKSLIVTIARDGAVWIGDEKSSLDGMGALLRRRIVSGSTETIVIKADRTVSLETAVRVIDRIKAAGGERFLIATLRENE; this is encoded by the coding sequence CTGCGCGACGTCCATCGAGCAGATCGCCGGGATCACTCACCGCCAGTTGTGGACAGTCCGGTGAAACTCGAACCGCGCCATCCGCCGCTGACGGCATTCTCGCTCGCGTCGCTGACGGACATTGTCCTGCTCTTGTTGATTTTCTTCCTGCTCGCTTCGACCTACATCATCCAGCCCGGCATCAAAGTCGAACTGCCGCGCAGCGAGACCTCGCAGGTGGTCGAGGAAAAGAGCCTGATCGTCACGATTGCGCGTGACGGCGCAGTCTGGATCGGCGATGAGAAGAGCAGCCTCGACGGGATGGGGGCTTTGCTGCGCCGGCGCATCGTAAGCGGCAGCACCGAGACCATCGTGATCAAGGCTGACCGGACGGTTTCGCTGGAGACGGCGGTCCGGGTGATCGACCGGATTAAGGCTGCAGGGGGCGAGCGGTTCCTTATCGCCACCTTGCGCGAGAACGAATGA
- a CDS encoding adenylyltransferase/cytidyltransferase family protein, with protein MRSDARIKLLGREDVLAAVVRWRAAGEAIVFTNGVFDILHTGHLLSFEEAASFGDRLVVGVNSDASARSLGKGPGRPYNRDFDRATLIAGLNCVDAVSIFDEPTPRALIEAIRPDVLVKGADWPEERIEGREFAGRVERIVLKEGYSTTSLVEKIRASGKE; from the coding sequence ATGCGATCCGATGCGAGAATCAAACTGCTTGGCCGGGAGGATGTGCTCGCCGCAGTAGTTAGGTGGCGTGCTGCCGGCGAGGCTATCGTCTTCACCAACGGCGTCTTCGACATTCTCCATACGGGGCATTTACTCTCCTTTGAGGAAGCCGCATCGTTCGGCGACCGTTTGGTGGTGGGAGTCAATTCCGATGCTTCGGCGCGCAGTCTGGGCAAGGGTCCGGGAAGGCCGTATAACCGCGATTTCGATCGGGCGACGCTGATCGCCGGACTGAACTGTGTCGATGCGGTCTCTATCTTTGACGAACCGACGCCGCGGGCTTTGATCGAAGCGATTCGTCCCGACGTTTTAGTCAAGGGCGCAGACTGGCCTGAAGAGCGCATCGAGGGACGCGAATTCGCCGGGAGAGTCGAGCGGATTGTGCTGAAGGAAGGCTATTCGACGACTTCGCTCGTGGAAAAGATCCGGGCGAGCGGAAAAGAGTAA